A genomic segment from Dehalococcoidia bacterium encodes:
- the pcaC gene encoding 4-carboxymuconolactone decarboxylase, whose protein sequence is MNQALFERGLEIRKAVLGAEYVENSLKTADDFNRPLQELITEYCWGAVWGREQLPRKIRSLLNLAMLSALNRPHELKVHVRGALRNGVSREEIREVFLQVAIYCGVPAAVDAFRTAREVFAELDR, encoded by the coding sequence ATGAACCAGGCACTGTTCGAGCGAGGTCTGGAGATCCGGAAAGCGGTGCTGGGCGCCGAGTACGTCGAGAACTCGCTCAAGACGGCTGACGATTTCAACCGTCCCCTGCAGGAACTGATCACGGAATACTGCTGGGGGGCCGTCTGGGGCCGCGAGCAGTTGCCGCGGAAGATCCGGAGCTTGCTCAATCTGGCGATGCTCAGCGCGCTGAACCGGCCACACGAACTGAAGGTCCACGTGCGCGGCGCCCTGCGGAACGGCGTCAGCCGGGAAGAGATTCGAGAGGTCTTCCTGCAGGTCGCCATCTACTGCGGCGTGCCGGCCGCCGTCGACGCCTTCCGCACCGCCCGGGAAGTCTTCGCCGAACTCGACCGATAA